In one Paenibacillus sp. JQZ6Y-1 genomic region, the following are encoded:
- the sufB gene encoding Fe-S cluster assembly protein SufB, whose amino-acid sequence MAKKAPEMEEYKYGFRDEHKAIFQSGKGLSKEIVMAISKMKDEPQWMLDFRLKSLEQFEKMPMPEWGGDLSELDFNDIQYYVKPSEGQGKTWEEVPTEIKETFDKLGIPEAEQKFLAGVSAQYESEVVYHNMQKELEDQGVIFTDTDTALREHPEIFKEYFSTIIPPADNKFAALNSAVWSGGSFIYVPPGVQCEIPLQAYFRINSENMGQFERTLIIADEGSFVHYVEGCTAPIYSTNSLHSAVVEILCKKDARVRYTTIQNWAPNIYNLVTKRAVAEENANMEWVDGNIGSKLTMKYPAVVLKGRGAKGSVLSIAVAGKGQLQDAGAKMIHLAPDTTSTIVSKSISKHGGKVTYRGLASFGRNSDGAKSNIKCDTLILDNESTSDTIPYNEIKNDNITLEHEATVSKVSEDQLFYLMSRGLSEDEATQMIVMGFIEPFTKELPMEYAVEMNRLIKFEMEGSIG is encoded by the coding sequence ATGGCTAAAAAAGCACCAGAAATGGAAGAGTACAAATATGGTTTCCGCGACGAGCACAAGGCGATTTTCCAGTCCGGTAAAGGTCTGAGCAAAGAAATCGTTATGGCAATCTCCAAGATGAAAGACGAGCCACAATGGATGCTCGATTTCCGCCTGAAATCGCTGGAGCAGTTCGAGAAAATGCCAATGCCTGAATGGGGCGGCGACCTGAGCGAGCTGGATTTCAACGACATCCAGTACTATGTAAAACCGTCCGAAGGACAAGGGAAAACATGGGAAGAAGTACCGACTGAGATCAAGGAAACATTTGACAAGCTGGGTATTCCAGAAGCAGAGCAAAAGTTCCTTGCAGGTGTATCGGCTCAGTACGAATCTGAGGTTGTATACCACAACATGCAGAAGGAACTGGAAGATCAAGGTGTTATCTTCACCGACACTGATACTGCGCTGCGCGAGCATCCAGAAATCTTCAAAGAATACTTCTCTACCATCATTCCACCAGCGGATAACAAATTCGCAGCACTGAACAGTGCCGTATGGTCCGGCGGTAGCTTTATCTATGTGCCACCAGGTGTACAATGCGAAATCCCGCTGCAAGCGTATTTCCGCATTAACTCCGAGAACATGGGTCAATTCGAGCGCACGCTGATCATCGCGGATGAAGGCAGCTTCGTGCACTATGTTGAGGGCTGTACAGCACCAATCTACAGCACCAACTCCCTGCACAGTGCAGTTGTTGAAATCCTGTGTAAAAAAGATGCGCGTGTACGTTATACAACGATCCAAAACTGGGCGCCAAACATCTACAACCTCGTTACCAAACGTGCGGTTGCAGAAGAAAATGCGAACATGGAATGGGTTGACGGTAACATCGGTTCCAAACTGACTATGAAATACCCTGCGGTTGTTCTGAAAGGACGCGGCGCCAAAGGTTCCGTACTGTCCATCGCTGTAGCTGGTAAAGGTCAGCTGCAAGATGCAGGTGCGAAAATGATCCACTTGGCACCGGATACTACATCTACAATCGTATCCAAATCCATCAGTAAACATGGCGGTAAAGTAACGTATCGTGGTCTGGCATCGTTCGGACGCAACTCCGACGGCGCGAAGTCCAACATCAAGTGCGATACACTGATTCTGGACAACGAGTCCACTTCCGATACTATTCCGTACAACGAGATCAAGAACGATAATATCACTCTTGAGCACGAAGCAACGGTATCCAAAGTATCCGAAGATCAGCTGTTCTACCTGATGAGCCGTGGTCTGAGCGAAGACGAAGCAACGCAAATGATCGTTATGGGCTTCATCGAGCCATTTACAAAAGAACTGCCGATGGAATATGCGGTAGAGATGAACCGTCTGATCAAGTTCGAGATGGAAGGTTCTATCGGTTAA
- a CDS encoding arsenic resistance protein, whose amino-acid sequence MITREKLEQQQIGIYIIILIIAIGLGLLYPNAMAVLEHSALLSSVIAVLMYGMFTQIPFGSMRESLRDRRFMIAILLANYIAVPIVVWCLSWLLPQQSPILLGVYLVLLTPCVDYVIMFTHLGRSNEKLMLLATPILFITQMMLLPMYLWLFMGQAAANIVNPKPFIESFLIIIVLPLVIAVMVQLLSRTSRYGQMLWNGSGWIPVPLMALTLFVVIASQMGKLATYWHVLIQVIPVYILFMMIMPWIAKMIVTWLRLEPSAGRAVLFSSGTRNSLVVLPLALALPEDWNTLVAAIIVTQTVVELIGELVYIRVFPRWLLKDH is encoded by the coding sequence ATGATCACACGTGAAAAACTGGAACAACAACAAATTGGTATCTATATCATTATATTGATTATAGCCATCGGCTTAGGGCTGCTGTATCCAAATGCAATGGCAGTGCTGGAGCATTCGGCACTATTATCCAGTGTCATTGCAGTGCTAATGTATGGCATGTTTACACAGATTCCGTTTGGCTCCATGCGGGAGTCGTTACGTGATCGGCGTTTCATGATAGCTATTTTGCTTGCCAATTATATCGCTGTTCCAATCGTCGTCTGGTGCTTATCGTGGTTATTGCCGCAACAGTCGCCAATCCTGCTTGGCGTTTATTTGGTGCTGTTGACGCCGTGTGTGGATTATGTGATCATGTTTACACATTTGGGTCGCAGTAATGAGAAGTTGATGCTGCTGGCGACACCGATTTTATTTATTACACAAATGATGCTACTACCTATGTACTTATGGCTGTTTATGGGACAAGCGGCTGCGAATATTGTGAATCCAAAGCCGTTTATTGAATCCTTTCTGATCATTATTGTTCTACCGCTGGTGATCGCTGTTATGGTGCAGTTATTGTCCCGTACCTCTCGTTATGGGCAGATGCTATGGAATGGATCAGGCTGGATTCCGGTGCCGTTGATGGCGCTGACACTGTTTGTTGTGATTGCATCGCAGATGGGCAAGCTGGCAACGTACTGGCATGTACTCATTCAGGTTATTCCGGTGTACATCTTGTTTATGATGATTATGCCTTGGATTGCCAAAATGATTGTTACTTGGTTGCGGTTGGAGCCATCTGCTGGACGTGCCGTGCTGTTCAGTTCAGGAACGCGTAATTCATTGGTCGTCCTGCCACTTGCACTAGCGTTACCAGAGGATTGGAACACGCTGGTTGCCGCGATTATTGTCACGCAGACGGTTGTGGAGTTGATCGGTGAACTTGTCTATATTCGTGTGTTTCCGAGGTGGTTGTTGAAAGATCATTAA
- a CDS encoding PLP-dependent aminotransferase family protein: MPINSFEHYHMSWKPVIDKTQKPIYQALASQLERDIISGHLLPGTQLPPQRELADYLDLNLSTISKAFKVCELKGLLSAVVGSGTFVSYDALSNAYLLEDQKPQHVIEMGATFPDNDSYEPLMLQLKSMLHDGGDYARWFGYGRPGENLWQKDAAVQLMRRGGLETTVEHILFANGGQNAIAATLAGLCKPGDRIAVDQHTYPGLKTAAAMLSVQLVPIKAEHGVMSPSALEYACKNENIKGVYLIPDCHNPTASVMPLDIRQKIASIAVQYQPFIMEDASYHLLASDPLPALASFAPEQVIHIASLSKSLAPGLRMAYLSVPTSFREAISKALYNLNVTVSPLLSELTARVIVSHQFEDLITGHRQQTIQRNEAVNTLLAGYTCLGENSSIFRWLLLPQEYSGAQFESLAAQQGVQVYAAERFVVGNSSPERAVRLSVCAPESLVELEQGLHVLKRLLDHVAGKI; encoded by the coding sequence ATGCCTATTAATTCATTTGAACATTACCATATGAGCTGGAAGCCAGTCATCGACAAAACGCAAAAGCCGATCTATCAGGCGCTAGCATCTCAACTGGAACGGGATATTATCAGCGGTCATCTGCTGCCCGGAACTCAATTGCCGCCGCAACGCGAGCTGGCAGACTATCTCGATCTGAATCTTAGTACGATCTCCAAAGCATTCAAAGTATGCGAGCTGAAAGGGCTTCTTAGTGCAGTTGTCGGCAGCGGCACGTTTGTATCGTATGATGCACTGTCCAATGCTTACCTGCTGGAAGACCAGAAGCCGCAGCATGTCATCGAGATGGGTGCGACGTTTCCAGATAACGATTCGTACGAACCGCTGATGCTACAATTAAAAAGTATGCTGCATGACGGCGGCGATTATGCACGTTGGTTTGGATACGGTCGTCCGGGCGAGAATCTCTGGCAAAAGGATGCGGCAGTTCAATTGATGCGGCGTGGAGGGCTGGAGACGACGGTGGAGCATATTTTGTTCGCTAATGGAGGGCAAAATGCCATCGCCGCTACACTAGCGGGTCTGTGCAAACCGGGCGACCGTATTGCTGTAGATCAGCATACGTATCCGGGATTGAAAACTGCGGCAGCAATGCTCAGTGTGCAGTTGGTGCCGATCAAAGCAGAACATGGTGTGATGAGTCCATCTGCACTGGAATACGCTTGTAAAAATGAAAATATTAAAGGTGTCTATCTGATTCCAGATTGTCATAATCCTACGGCATCTGTCATGCCGCTAGACATTCGGCAAAAGATTGCTTCGATCGCTGTGCAATACCAGCCTTTTATTATGGAGGATGCGTCGTATCATTTGTTGGCATCTGATCCGTTACCGGCACTAGCTTCATTTGCGCCAGAGCAGGTAATTCATATCGCGAGTTTGTCCAAATCGTTAGCACCCGGTTTGCGTATGGCATACCTATCGGTGCCAACGTCTTTTCGCGAAGCCATCTCCAAAGCGCTATACAATCTTAATGTCACGGTATCGCCGCTGCTGTCTGAGCTGACAGCACGGGTTATCGTATCGCATCAGTTTGAAGATTTGATTACGGGTCATCGTCAACAGACGATACAGCGTAATGAGGCAGTGAATACATTGCTAGCTGGGTACACTTGTCTGGGTGAGAATAGTAGCATTTTCCGCTGGCTATTGTTGCCCCAAGAGTACAGTGGAGCACAATTTGAGTCGTTAGCTGCGCAGCAGGGGGTTCAGGTATATGCAGCAGAACGCTTTGTCGTGGGCAATAGCTCGCCGGAAAGGGCAGTACGATTGTCAGTTTGTGCACCTGAATCGTTGGTGGAGCTGGAGCAGGGGCTACATGTGTTGAAGCGATTATTGGATCATGTAGCAGGTAAGATATGA